One window of the Pyrus communis chromosome 17, drPyrComm1.1, whole genome shotgun sequence genome contains the following:
- the LOC137722316 gene encoding uncharacterized protein, with protein sequence MMPARAHGVTFSLLLLSFLATAISTTEAASLDHANGSAAVGPLVPLIGAEKMKTLVMNETRRKLGSFRICALCTCCGGAKGLCLPSPCCYAINCNIPNRPFGFCSFTPKTCNCFGCRI encoded by the exons ATGATGCCTGCTCGTGCTCATGGGGtcaccttctctctcctcctgcTGTCCTTTTTGGCTACCGCTATCTCCACCACTGAAGCAGCAAGCTTAGACCAT GCCAATGGGTCTGCAGCTGTGGGGCCACTGGTGCCACTGATCGGAGCTGAAAAGATGAAGACTTTGGTGATGAATGAGACCAGGAGGAAGTTGGGGAGCTTCCGGATTTGTGCATTGTGTACTTGTTGTGGAGGTGCCAAAGGTCTTTGCTTGCCTTCTCCTTGTTGCTATGCCATCAATTGCAACATTCCAAACAGGCCTTTCGGTTTCTGTTCTTTCACACCCAAGACCTGTAATTGCTTTGGATGCCGTATCTAA